A stretch of DNA from Pseudomonadota bacterium:
CATCCAGAAACGAAAAAGGACTGGGTTTTGTGTCCATAAGGGACAGCAGGAAAGCCAGGGAAACAAGGGCCTTTTCCCCTCCTGAGAGCTGTTCCATCCTGACAACCTTTTTCCCAGGTGGCTGGACATACATTTCTATTCCGCTCACATCCTGATTAAAAACAAGATACCCGTTACCGCCTCTGAAGAGCATATGGGTAAATCTTTTAAATGTATCATTGACCACCTCAAATGTTTCAAAAAATATCTCCCTGGAGAGGCTGTCTATCTTTGTTATTGTTTTTTTCAGGGATTCCATAGCATTTTTCAAATCCTCTTTCTGTTTATCGAGAAATGCTACCCTTTCTTTTAATTCGAGGTATTCCTTTTCTGCTCGAAAGTTCACCTCACCTATATCGGAAATCTCTTTTGCTATATTTTCCCTTTCCACTTCTAAATTTTTACTGTACTGGATGGTAATATTTTCAGGTTCTTCGATGCCGTATGCAGTTTTGAGTCTTTCGTATATCGTATCCTTCTTTTCAATAAGGACTGCGATATCTGTTTCAATGTTTTCCCTCTTGCCCTTTATCTTATCCGCATCTTTATTTACCATATCTATCTTTTCCTGTAGGGCATGTTTTTCCATATGAAGGTTCCCGGAGGTCTTTTTGAGTTCTTCATATCTCTCTATCTGCCTCTCACATGTTTTTTGCAATGTTTCGTAACCTTTTTCCAACCCTTCTATCTTTTTTAAACATTCTGTGAGACCCTTTTCTGTCTGCTCTATCTTTTCCTGTTTCCGCTGTTTCTCGTCTGTGAGCGTTTTAATGAGGGTTAAATTTCTTTCTGTATCTTCATACAGGGTATTTAATAAATTCCTTTTTCTTTCAAGGCTTATTGTGATTTCATGCCATCTCGACAATGTATCATCGTAGGTTCTTTTTATATTATCGAGTTCCCCCCTGAGGGATGCCATCTTTTCTTCAGTACCTTCCTTTTCTCTGTCGTGTAACTCTCTCTCCTTGAGGAGGTCACCGATTGTTGTCTCAGAGGTTTCTTCAAAGAAGTCAACCTTTGAAACGAGCTCATTAAGCCTCTCTCTAATTGTTCTCAATTCGGTTTCTGATATTATGACCTCTTTTTCAATCCTGCTTATTGACTTTTCCTTTTCATTATTCTTCTCTTTAACCTCTCTGTATATTCTGTCGAGGTCGTTGTGCTGGTTTTGTGCATCTTTAATGGAAGTCAGGTGTTCCTGCAGGATCCCCTCTATCTCCTTTAATTCCTTTTCTACCCTTATCTGTTCTTTAAATCTTTTTAAATCGGCTGTCTCTGTTTCTTTTCCTCCTAAAATAAAACCCCTTGAGTCAATATACACATTGTTACCAATGAATATACCTTCCTCACCGTTTTCTATTCTTGCGAGTGCCTCCTCAATGCCCTGTGTCCATTTCAAATCTATCTCTACCTGTTGTTCGTTCAGCTTGAATATCCCCTTTTTTGGAAAAAATATGTAGTTGCCATCATATTTTTTTACCATCTCTGAGATAGCTTTTAGGTCATTTTGAGAGAGCACGCTGTATTCCATCTCTTTGAAGAAAAATCTTTCAAGGACCTTTTCTTTATCTTCATCGACCCTCAACATATCGATGAGTCTTTTTGTATCCACTGGACCTTCTATCTTATTCTCTTTTTGCTCGCTTATCTGTTTTAAGAATTCCTCTCTCCCCTGCTTTTCGCCTTTTAACCTCTCTACAGTATTCTTTTTCTCATTGATTGCCTTCAAAAGGGTTTCTCTCTGTTTTAATGTTTCTACCTCTTTTGATACTATCCCTTCTTTTTCAAGCCTTTCCTTTTCCAATGTTTCTATGAGTGCCCCGTGCTTGGCTTCTAAATGGGATAACCTTTCCTTCATGCCTTCCTGTTCTGACCGTTTCTTTTCTTCCCTCTGCTGTCTTTCCCTGCCCAACCTTTCTAATTGAGCGATGCGGTTTTTTATGTCTGTTATATTGCTCATGGTAACAAATAATCGAACCCTCTCTTCTTCAATCCTCTTTTCATATTCCTCTGTCTCGTCCTTTAACCTTTCTACAGTTTCCCTCAATCCATTTCCCTGTTCTTCCTCCCTCTTAAGCAGTAAGGCATGCTCTTCTTGCCTGATTTTTAATGCTTCTATTCCCTCGTCCACTTTTTTGATCTGTCCCTCTAATTCTATTTTGTCTTTTATTAATGTTTCCTTTTCTTCTTCTAACCTTTTCTTCTCATCCCTTATGTATTCTATCTCAAGGAGCCTGCTCTCCATGTCTTTTTCTTTACCCTTTATATCAACCTCAAGTTCCCTTATTGTGTTGTCTACCAATAGGAACTCATCTTCCTTCGTAGCAAATTCTTCTTTGAGTCTATTTTTCTCTTCCTCCTTCCCCCCAATCTCCCTATCTAAATCTTCATGTTTTTCTTTAATTTTCCCTATTTTTCTTGTGAGCTTCATGTATCCGTCTATGAGTATCTGGGTGTCTATCTCACTCAGCTTATCAGTTAGTAGCTTATATTCCTTCCATCTATTCCATTCATTTTCAGCCTTTTCAAAGTTTTTAATTACTTCGCTGTATATGTCTTCAATCCTTTCTAAGTTGGTGGTAACCTCTTCCATCCTTATCAGGGCATCCCTTTTTTTCTCTTCAAATCTTGTGACCCCGCTCGTTTCTTCTATAACAACCCTTCTCTCCTGTGGTTTCATCTGGACAAAATATTCAATCCTTCCCTGTTCCACGATGGCATAGGTGTTTACGCCGATGCCTGTGCCGAGGAAAAAATCCTGTATGTCTTTGAGCCTCACGGGATTCCCATTCATATAGTACTCATTCGAACCATCCCTGTATATTCTTCTTTTTATTGTTAAGTCTTTCTCTCCATCTGAAAGTTCTATGGCAACCTCAGCTATGTTCACGGGTCTTTTACCGTTGCTTCCGTGAAAGATTACGTCGCCCATGTCTTTTACCCTTAAAGATTTTGTGCCCCTTTCTCCCAGTGCCCAGATAACCGCATCCACAATATTACTTTTTCCACAGCCGTTTGGTCCTACTATGGATGTGATACCCTCGCTGAATTGGAAGACGGTTCTATTGAGGAAGGATTTGAAACCGAAAAGTTCAAGCCTTAAAAGTTTCATGTTATAGATTCAATAGCCCTTTTTATCCTTTTTTCTACACTGCCTTTCCCGAGAATACTTATGACCTCGAATATCCCCGGGCTCGCTGTTTTGCCTGAGAGGGCAACCCTGATAGGCTGGACAATCTCTACAATCTTTTTATTGTTTTCTTTTGCCAGCCCTTCTATTAATCTTCTTTGTTCCCCTTCATCGAGAGATAATAGGCCCTTAAACCCTGCATAGAAGCTCTCGAGGATGGGTTTTGTCTCGTATGTTAAGAATTTTTTTCTTGCCGCCTCTTCATATTGGATATCATCATTGAAGAAGAATCCTGCCATATGCGCCATATCCTTCAGGGTTTTTGCCCTTTCCTTCAGATTTGTTATTATTGGAATCAATTTATTTTTATCGTATCCATGGACCCCCATCTCCTCTATAAATGGGGTAAGTCTTTCTGCAATTTTGTGTTCGGACAGTCTTTTTATATAGTGGCTATTCAGCCATGAAAGCTTATCCATATCAAAAATCGATGGGGATTTCCCAACATTATGCAGGTCAAACTTTTCAATGAGTTCTTCTCTGGAAAAAACCTCCTGATCTCCATGGGCCCAACCGAGTCTTGAAAGGTAATTCATGAGCGCCTCAGGTAGGAATCCATCGTTTTTGTACTCAAGAAGCGATGTTGCACCGTGTCTTTTACTCAAACGTGCCCTGTC
This window harbors:
- a CDS encoding AAA family ATPase, with protein sequence MKLLRLELFGFKSFLNRTVFQFSEGITSIVGPNGCGKSNIVDAVIWALGERGTKSLRVKDMGDVIFHGSNGKRPVNIAEVAIELSDGEKDLTIKRRIYRDGSNEYYMNGNPVRLKDIQDFFLGTGIGVNTYAIVEQGRIEYFVQMKPQERRVVIEETSGVTRFEEKKRDALIRMEEVTTNLERIEDIYSEVIKNFEKAENEWNRWKEYKLLTDKLSEIDTQILIDGYMKLTRKIGKIKEKHEDLDREIGGKEEEKNRLKEEFATKEDEFLLVDNTIRELEVDIKGKEKDMESRLLEIEYIRDEKKRLEEEKETLIKDKIELEGQIKKVDEGIEALKIRQEEHALLLKREEEQGNGLRETVERLKDETEEYEKRIEEERVRLFVTMSNITDIKNRIAQLERLGRERQQREEKKRSEQEGMKERLSHLEAKHGALIETLEKERLEKEGIVSKEVETLKQRETLLKAINEKKNTVERLKGEKQGREEFLKQISEQKENKIEGPVDTKRLIDMLRVDEDKEKVLERFFFKEMEYSVLSQNDLKAISEMVKKYDGNYIFFPKKGIFKLNEQQVEIDLKWTQGIEEALARIENGEEGIFIGNNVYIDSRGFILGGKETETADLKRFKEQIRVEKELKEIEGILQEHLTSIKDAQNQHNDLDRIYREVKEKNNEKEKSISRIEKEVIISETELRTIRERLNELVSKVDFFEETSETTIGDLLKERELHDREKEGTEEKMASLRGELDNIKRTYDDTLSRWHEITISLERKRNLLNTLYEDTERNLTLIKTLTDEKQRKQEKIEQTEKGLTECLKKIEGLEKGYETLQKTCERQIERYEELKKTSGNLHMEKHALQEKIDMVNKDADKIKGKRENIETDIAVLIEKKDTIYERLKTAYGIEEPENITIQYSKNLEVERENIAKEISDIGEVNFRAEKEYLELKERVAFLDKQKEDLKNAMESLKKTITKIDSLSREIFFETFEVVNDTFKRFTHMLFRGGNGYLVFNQDVSGIEMYVQPPGKKVVRMEQLSGGEKALVSLAFLLSLMDTKPSPFSFLDEIDAPLDDANIMSLLEIIKSISNKTQIVFITHNRITMESSNTI
- the gltX gene encoding glutamate--tRNA ligase, which translates into the protein MLMTKTRFAPSPTGYLHIGGARTALFSWLFARHNGGIFVLRIEDTDVERSKEDYVRDILEGLTWLGINWDEGPYFQKERMDLYREHAYRLLKEGHAYKCCCSQEILEEKRKGALKDGKKPTYDRTCRDGIHENTDKPFVIRFKTPLSGEVTFNDIIRGKISFKCEELDDLIILRSDNIPTYNFTVVVDDALMGITHIIRGDDHINNTPRQVLIYEALNYTIPQFAHVPLIHGKDRARLSKRHGATSLLEYKNDGFLPEALMNYLSRLGWAHGDQEVFSREELIEKFDLHNVGKSPSIFDMDKLSWLNSHYIKRLSEHKIAERLTPFIEEMGVHGYDKNKLIPIITNLKERAKTLKDMAHMAGFFFNDDIQYEEAARKKFLTYETKPILESFYAGFKGLLSLDEGEQRRLIEGLAKENNKKIVEIVQPIRVALSGKTASPGIFEVISILGKGSVEKRIKRAIESIT